The Lutra lutra chromosome 15, mLutLut1.2, whole genome shotgun sequence genome includes a region encoding these proteins:
- the BATF3 gene encoding basic leucine zipper transcriptional factor ATF-like 3 isoform X1 yields the protein MSQVLPAAGSVLQRSVAAPGNQPQPQSPDDDDRKVRRREKNRVAAQRSRKKQTQKADKLHEEYECLEQENTVLRREIGKLTEELKHLSEALKEHEKMCPLLLCPMNFVPVPRPDPVAGCLPR from the exons ATGTCGCAAGTGCTCCCGGCGGCCGGCAGCGTCCTGCAGAGGAGCGTCGCGGCGCCGGGGAACCAGCCGCAGCCCCAG AGCCCAGACGATGATGACCGGAAGGTCcgaaggagagaaaaaaaccgAGTTGCTGCTCAGAGAAGTCGGAAGAAGCAGACCCAAAAGGCTGACAAACTCCACGAG GAGTACGAGTGCTTGGAGCAGGAGAACACTGTGCTGCGGCGAGAGATCGGGAAGCTGACAGAGGAGCTAAAGCACCTGAGCGAAGCACTGAAGGAGCACGAGAAGATGTGCCCGCTGCTGCTGTGCCCCATGAACTTTGTGCCGGTGCCCCGGCCGGACCCTGTGGCTGGCTGCCTGCCCCGATGA
- the BATF3 gene encoding basic leucine zipper transcriptional factor ATF-like 3 isoform X2, which translates to MGAPRGTKESPDDDDRKVRRREKNRVAAQRSRKKQTQKADKLHEEYECLEQENTVLRREIGKLTEELKHLSEALKEHEKMCPLLLCPMNFVPVPRPDPVAGCLPR; encoded by the exons ATGGGAGCGCCGAGGGGCACGAAGGAG AGCCCAGACGATGATGACCGGAAGGTCcgaaggagagaaaaaaaccgAGTTGCTGCTCAGAGAAGTCGGAAGAAGCAGACCCAAAAGGCTGACAAACTCCACGAG GAGTACGAGTGCTTGGAGCAGGAGAACACTGTGCTGCGGCGAGAGATCGGGAAGCTGACAGAGGAGCTAAAGCACCTGAGCGAAGCACTGAAGGAGCACGAGAAGATGTGCCCGCTGCTGCTGTGCCCCATGAACTTTGTGCCGGTGCCCCGGCCGGACCCTGTGGCTGGCTGCCTGCCCCGATGA